The following are encoded together in the Desulfococcus multivorans genome:
- a CDS encoding Striatin: MLDGKGKPDDSGYKSPIRKLAKFFENSRDSWKSKCQEAKYKVKMLQNKLRYLEKRKAELNKRVKKLEEELQEYRQKKNDDG; this comes from the coding sequence ATGCTTGATGGGAAAGGAAAGCCTGATGATAGTGGCTACAAGAGTCCTATAAGGAAGCTGGCTAAATTCTTTGAAAACAGTCGAGATAGCTGGAAGTCCAAATGTCAGGAAGCAAAATACAAGGTCAAGATGCTCCAGAACAAGCTCCGGTATCTGGAGAAGAGAAAAGCTGAGCTAAATAAAAGGGTGAAAAAGCTGGAAGAGGAGCTGCAAGAATATCGGCAAAAAAAAAACGATGACGGATAA